TATGCTGGTATTTGGAGTTGAAAATGGAAACTCTGGTCCTTTTTGGATTTGATtaggaatattattttgaaaacgGGGCATTGTCCCATATTTTCTGTTGCTACTTTTTTGTTGAGATTCACTTGATGATTCTTGGCCTGATAGACGCCAGTTACTTTTGCGCTCTTCTGGAGATCTCCAATTGTTAAAACGACATTTCTGAGAGGtgttagaagaaaaaaaatgaaaggtgAGTTAGACCAtgaatatattcaattttcattATGACGAAAGTCATTTTAATGAGaaatatttttggcattttGTAATTTATATGAGTGATAAAAGTCTTTAATAATAACGAATTAAAGATTAATAATATCATTCTTCCATTGAATAGTCAATAAAAACgattaaattagaaataaatgacTAATATTATCACTAAAAAAGTAATTAAGGTCTATCTCTAATTCTATTTAATTGGTGAgtattttgataaaagaaaatattcatttCTTAAGATTAATAATAGTGTTTGAATAGTTACTATTTGggataaatataaaactaattttttttatttttttctaatacagAATATTAGTAATATAGTTGCAGAATAAATAACTTCTCAAACAAGAGTTTGATTAAGAATCTTTACAAACAATACTTTTTACAAATCAAACAtgagaatataatcataaaaacattttttttcaagtgccTTTTCAATGGACAAACACATACAAAAGGTACATGATTAACCAAccacttaattatttttgagGATGTACATACCTGTAAATGGCTCGCTACCTGCATCCTGGTAAGACCAGGCACATCCATAACCGCCACTATTTCCTTTGGGTAACATCCTAAATGTttcataagaataaaaaataagtttaataactataatttttttaaaaatcggTAATGTAACACAAAAATTATTGCGCCTTACAAAACAAGATGATGCTAGCGGTAAGTGTAAATTCTCATTGTTGTTCATACATGtatgtataaataaattgagaagaaattcTGATTTATTGTAAAGTAAACTTACTTCCTTCACCTAATTGTTCCAagcttttcataaattttgcatgAAGATTTGCAGTCCACTTTAGACAATTCTTTTGCTTAATAACCTTGTTCTTTTTCATATCTTTTCTATTGTTCTTCCTCCTCCGCTTGTACTTTCCATTCGATCCGATATGGTCTTCAACTtcctcataatttattttttcagataATACTTCATTATCTCCATCCATATTATTTGTATCAACATCATTAACAGTCATCTTGTGTCCATCTTCTGATCCTTTTTTCGCtgtctctctttctatttttctcctAAGTACAAATTGCCACAGGTATTTCACAATTTCCTCATTTAGTGGCCTGTGTACAAAAAGGCTTGCCCCTTCTTTCAAAGCTTTTTTTGCCAAGAGTTCATTGTATTCATCACATATAACTGCACATTTATTTCAAGAAGTTGACAATTAAAATCTAATTGTATTAAACACTatggaaatatttaatttcaagtatattcactttaaaatttatgttacaaaataataactttatcatttactaaataaaataggaattaaacaaataacaaatgtcactaaacaacaaaatattcatTGCTACTCATATTTAACAGTGATTTGTACCAAATTCTTTTTGCTCTAAAGAATCTAATTACATATTGATAGCAAATTTTTAGACGTTTTTTTATAGTGTATTTAGAAACGTAATTGATTTTTCTCAAAGTAAATGTCATAAGTGGAAGGATAGTAAATACTTACATAGTGAAATTATATCCAAGGTCACAGCTTGATCCAAAAgtttaaaagaattcaaattcGGTGTAGGAACACTGATTATAATCACATCAATTTTTTCCTCTCCTTTTGAAAGCATTTCCATTGCTTCTGAAGATGTACGAACTGTAATAACTGCATCAATGCATCTTTaaagtcaaaaataatatatatatatatatatatatatatatatatataaaatgattaaataattaaacttaATATAAAATTGTGACACTTCTAGAACATCTATTGAAATTTGGAGATAGACAAATATTAACATAAGACTATCAACTcaagcccccccccccccccttttccTTTGAAAAATCATATACATTTTGATGGAGGAAGGTTATCGAGTGTGTAACATTCCTATAACATGAACAAAGTCTAAACAATCTAATTTGGTTCTTCTACAAacagataaaaaattattaattaacaaaaCAACATACACAAATATAGAAATGGTGTTATgacataaagaaaagatgaactcaagatttactagacaaaaaGTAAAATCTAAAAAGAATTCGAGGTTACAATCACAATAAGTATAATGTcaattaaatttcttttgaaaaggtaatcaaatcaattttatttatatcaaagAATCAAAGGTTTtgagttaaatatatatttgtaaagaTGTCACCTTTGTAGTCATAAGACTTCATCAAATCCACCATTTTAGTGACATTCTTTGTTTCAGGATCAACTAGCACCACCCGAACTTCATCTACAATACCATAATAACCAGTTGCCATTGAATTTCTCTTACTTCAGAAATTTGAGAAGAGGAGATACAAAAAGAAActaattttctctataaaagCTTGATTTTATTGGATTCACATTTAACCCTTTTGAGGGTATTATATAGTAATTACAGTGGTCAGTGAGTATGTTTAAGTAGTGGTTTAGTCCTTGTATTATAGGTTTAGGCCACTTTTGGATCTGTTGTAATTCATTTGTACATAATTCatctttaattaatataatcagTAGGTTCTGATCCTCATACTAAtgaaagttgaatatttaaCGGAGTCATATATTTTTACACCTTGTCTTCTTGCTCTATTAAAATTTGGACCAACATCTATGCTTCAGTATAGTTAAAGGTTTTTACTAGGATGAGCTTTTTACTGATTATCAATTAAAGATGTCATGATTAATGATCATCAACCGTTAATAGATTTGTTGCATTTTTatcttccttcttttttttatccatatttagtttaaaatttctcttaattatgtaattaaataaCTCAAAAGATGAATTAGTTCAAccaaaagaattgaaaatattacatttacaaaaagaattgaaaacatTAATTTAAGACTTTGAAGTAAAAGGGTAACAATGGACATCGGTAAATGACTTATCTTTTTAtgttgaaaattgaaagaactttgAGATAAATAACTCTTTGAGCATTTATACTTGGATCATGCCTTAGtttttttcacctttttatttattttttcttaattctgtcaacattttaacttttgatAGTTTGAGAGATTACAATTGCACGTTTATATAATTGAAGGCTAATGATGTTAAGTCAGAACATTATAGGggtaaaaactaaaatatatgtataattcaaggaccaaaatatatttatatttactacttataatttttatttgaccTATTAAttgctttttttctttcttaattcaAGACAATTTATACTTTTGTCGTTTATTCCGTTCATGAGTTAAGTATGAAGGGCGTTGttttcttgagaaaaaaaaacatcattagTTTTAGATTCTTAATCACAGTTTCCAAGGAAATATCTTAGGTTACAAGGAAAATAACTTTTGTATGACCCAAAATCCGAAAGGTCTTGGTCACGCACATCCTAATCCACGGATAGGGAATCCAACCATCcaccaaaatataaaataaaaataatatacaaatatgatttaataataagaaaatgaaagtcTCAACCCCAACTTTCTGTAACACCTCTGTCATAACACAGGGGTATACTCTAGAAATAACATGACGTACTTTACCCCGAAGGGGTCTCACACAAGACCTCAGCACATCATAAATTAGATAACagaaaagtatgaaaatttacatttttatcCATACAATCGAAGTCTTTTATAAAAGCAAGTGGATGTCTTACTATACTttgtctcaaaccatctaaactcaactttgaattaAAATCTTTGGGACACAGCCCATACAATAGCCtcaaacatgaaaataaaagaactaaTGGCTTTGTCCTCGATGCTATAAGGACACACCGAAATCTTCAACTCCTTGctccttagaaacctatcctcAAGAATGGAACTCAAATCTCCAAACCCTACATTTGATCAAAATGTAGGCAAAGTATGTGATAGtacaaaaatactaaatatGATTACTAGCACAACATCATAAGAGCATAATATCATAAGGGTTgttcaacataatacataatccAATACTTCATGAAATATCAACTATAAGCATAAGAGacaatatcataagcataagaaGAGTCTCCAACATAAGCATTTCTTCACGCTTAGTCTTTCATATAATAAGAGAACCATTTCAAGTAACCTCAAAGCATACTTGTGCAAGGCATGGAGAAGACCCCATGATCACATCGAAAGCTAAGTATCTGTTTTTGGTAATCCTAAGCATAGCCCGTATAACTAGTCAAGCCTTAAACTCTCATAAGTAGCTTCGAGTCATACTTGTTCAATGTATGAGTAAGACCCCACAATCCGACTCACACTAAGTATCAATTTAGGCCATAATACATACTTACCCTCTTAGGATGCCATCCTTAGATTAATTCTCCTAACTGAGATCCTATACATGCTACCCCTTTTAGGTCCTCATACTCATACTTCTTGATTTGAGAACTAGTATCTTTCCTTAAGACATTAGGACCCTAAGAGATGCTTCTTTAAGCACATCTTTGTCCCTCTTCTTTACTTTTGAACACTATGAAATACTTGCTCAAGCGTATCTAAGTTCATTATTAGTATGGACCCTATGAGATACTTCCTCAAGCATGTCTAAGTCCATTTATGCTTTTGTACACTATCTGGTACTTTTTTAAGTAAGTCTTAGTCCATTGGTTACATAGATTGCAACCTTAACTCCACTAGGTGAAGGCTTACATCTTATGAGACCTAACTTTGAGATTTCCCCCTTTTACCTTGGATAGCCCTCATATCAACTAGGTGTGGTTCTCCTCTCAACTTGGAGCCCGGAGCCTACCTTGTGTGACTCTCCCTCTCATTGGTCAATATCTATTTGGGACAAGTATACACccttaaattcattgttaagACTTGCCCAACATTGATGTCTCATGGAATAATTCCCTTGATAATCAATCCATGTTCAagtgattttatcattttatacaTTCAAGCAGTTATAAGGTAGGTTAGGTGAATATAGTCTTTCACCACAATTCTAcccattatatttttattctcaTATAGACTAAAATCACAAAGACTTATCATGCATAATTCATCACATTAGATTTATTCTCAAAGACATGAGAGTCAACTCTCATAATGACTAGCCGTACTCTCCAAGCTTTACTTAATACAATTATGCATATCTAGATCTCAAGGCATTCTAGTCATAAGCTTCATCTTTAAGCAGTTCTAGTCCTAATTCATCCTATAAGTTCAATCTCAAGTTTTACCAGTCATGATTaataatttatactataataTACACCTATTCATGTTCACATGACTATATTCATGAACAAATACAATacaatttatctattttagaAGATCAATCTATAAATCCTCAATTTCACCCTTCATGGCATAAACCCACATACtataaatttcatcaattatatTAGGGTAAACcatgaaaaacatataaattcatcataatataatgattcaatatta
The sequence above is a segment of the Solanum lycopersicum chromosome 10, SLM_r2.1 genome. Coding sequences within it:
- the LOC101246973 gene encoding two-component response regulator ARR2-like; translated protein: MATGYYGIVDEVRVVLVDPETKNVTKMVDLMKSYDYKVITVRTSSEAMEMLSKGEEKIDVIIISVPTPNLNSFKLLDQAVTLDIISLFICDEYNELLAKKALKEGASLFVHRPLNEEIVKYLWQFVLRRKIERETAKKGSEDGHKMTVNDVDTNNMDGDNEVLSEKINYEEVEDHIGSNGKYKRRRKNNRKDMKKNKVIKQKNCLKWTANLHAKFMKSLEQLGEGRCYPKEIVAVMDVPGLTRMQVASHLQILNQTLV